The Lynx canadensis isolate LIC74 chromosome D4, mLynCan4.pri.v2, whole genome shotgun sequence DNA window TTAGCTTCAGCCTGATTCAGGGATTGAGCTGGTCTAGGACACAATTGACATTCAGTCCAGGAGCAGGATTTATATCAGTGCTGGTCTGGGGGAAAGCAAGGACCCACTCCTGTCTCCTCAGGCCACCGGGGAGTTCTGCAGGACTGTGGAGCTTCTcacatcaccccccacccctccacatgCAGGGAACCCACAGAAAACTGGCAGGGATGGGTTGGTGAGGGAAGTACCTGAAAACCTGTATACCCCAGCCAGCAATGAAAGTGAAGAAGCGGGGAGGCAGGTCTCGGGATGGGTTCATGGCATATCCTGTGTTCATGCCCAGGGATAATCCAATGACAACAATGAGGATGCCAATCACCAGGGCCTGTGTCCCTTGCAGTGCTGGATTGTTCTTCTTGTCCGTGATGGCGAAGAGACATAGCTGGAGTATCCCTGTCACTATTACCTGGTGAGCAGACACTGTGGCAGCCACCTGGGGCCCTTAGCCAAGTCACAGAGCTTCAGCAATGCCCCCAGCCCCAACCCACTGGCAGAGACCCCACCCAGAGTTCTTATCCTTTCTATTGTGAGGGCTGCCTGCCAGCCCCCGCTTCCTTAGGTAAGGAGGACTTGAGGAGGGGAACTCATGCTGGATCACTGACCTCATCCAGGAAGCCCCTCCACAATGTCATGTGCTCAGGAAGATAGGTAGCAAAAATGCCAGCGGTAGCTGTGGGACCAGTCACTGTCAGATGTCCACCCGAAAATTGGATAATGGCTGCTGTGGAGACACAGACTGAGTGTGAACCTGCCACCAGCTAAACTCTACTGGAGTCCCAGGAATAAGACTGTAGGAcggaggggtggggagcacctCCAAGGCTTTTTCTCTAGACATTTTCACAGGCCAGGACACTGGGTCtgtatttgcccatttttcagaggaggaggctgaggccaGGGGTGGACAACATAGGGCAAGACACTCACAGTAGAAGAGGCAGTAGATGGTGGCAGAAGCCAGGAAGGAACCCAGAAACTGACCCAGGATGTATACAGGAAACTTCTTCCAGGACATGCGGCCTAGCGTACAGTTGGTGAAGGTTAAGGCCGCATTCATGTGGGCCCCtgcgggaaggggcagaaatgTCAAAggtgtgagagaagagagaaacaataacaacaaataatacaaaagcagcaataataatagtaacagctaGTATCTATGGAGTGtgctaatttaatcctcacaaggaCCCTACGAGGCAGGGACCTCCACCTCCATTTCACCATtaaggaaagtgagagagaagttaaataacttgcctaagttGACCCAGCTAGTAACAATGGGGTGTCCAGGGCTCTGAAGAGTCTGGGCAGAGAGGGTCAGAAGAAAGAGGTTCAGGGTATTCTCCCTCCTGCGGGCTGGTGAGAATGGGTTCCGGCGGACTTGCGGAAGGGGCTGGCTAGAGGAGGGCAGGAGCAGTATACAGGGGACACCTGGCCTTGCTGATCAGATGGGGCCCAGGTTCACTCACCAGAGATGTTCCCTGCCATGTGCACTCCCATGGTGACTCCGAAGCCAAAACCCAAGTTGACACTGAGGTAGCTCCCAAATTTCTCTCCTAGAACCATATGGGCCACGGAGCCAAGGCCAAACACCTGCGAAGGAGTGCCTCTGAGGGGACCACCTGTCCAGAAGCCCCAACCTTACAGAAGGGCTCAGGCTCAGTTTGGGCTCCTCACCCCCATGCCCCAGGCCACCCTGCATTGCTTTTGGAGACCCTCTACCATGCCCTTGTCCTTCAGAAAATTCCTTCCCTGACTCCCCTTTAAGACCTGACCAGTGAGAGTTGGGTGGGGCTGTAAAAGGACCTGGGAGGGCAGTGGCAATGTCAGGGGCTCTTAAGGATACACCCTGGCCCCTGGGCCCCCAGACCACCTGAAGTTCAAGGAAGGGGGCAGGGCTTCGAGGAGGGCATGGCTGGTCTGGATCGAACCCCTCAGAGTATCTCACACTTCAACCTAACCTGAAGGAAGTTTCTTCAAGAGATTTCCATACTTCATGCCTGTTCTCTGCCAGGACCCcatcccctacacacacacatcagcccTGGAAGCTAGTGGGTGGGGTACTATTCCTCTTGCCTCCAGCAACATTTCCATTGCTCTCAGGTGTCATTTCTGAACTTCTTGCTCTTGCCCATCCATAACTGCTGGATCACCTCAAAAGATAACCCCCTTAATTCCCCCCTTCACAAGGAGATTAGAGGCCTGAAGCTAGGCTCTCACTCAACCTCCTGAAGTTCCCACCAGAATCTATATCTGCCTTCCCCTTCAGCTCTGGTTCCCATGCCCAGCTTCTCTGTCCCTTTGCAGATACCTCCCTCTTGCCATGACTGGCTCCCACAGACTTGGGACTCTTCCTTCCTAAAAGTAAACCTTCCTGCCTCAGCCCAGCCTGTCTAGCTATGGACTCCTGGACACCCTGTCCCTGTGTGGGCCAAGCTCTGGGAAAGGACCCATTGGCTGGCTCCTTTATCCTTTCCCTTGCTCTCCCTCTTCAAACTGGCTCCTGCTTTCACATGTCACGGACATGTGGACAAAGCTCTCTCCGAGGACTCCCACCTCCTGATTTCTTAAAGATCCCTTCAGTCATTATCCTACGTGACTTTGCTAATTTTGACCCTCTTAACCATTCTGTGCATCTGGAAAGTCCCTCCTTTTTGGCTTCTACAACaatcctcccctgccctcccctctcctcccttctcctctcttctcctctcctctcctctcctctcctctcctctcctcccctcccctcccctcccctcccctcccctcccctcccctcccctctcctctcctctcctcttctctcctctcctctcctctcctctcttaccTATACAGCCTCCCTCTCTACAGTTCCTTCCcacattcttcttctttcatCTTCCTCGTGAATATGGATAACCCCAGGGCTCCATCCTTGGCCCCTTTCACGTCTCCTCAGTCACTCTTCCTGGGTCTTCTCACTAACTCTGTGGCTTCAGATATGCTTGATGCACTAAAACTCCTAAAACCTCCACCTAGCTAGGTCCTTATCTTCAAATACCCACTGGGAGTCTGGGTTTTTCAAAGGCATCTCAGGCTCTATGTTGAAAGCTCACCATCTCTCAGAAAATGTTATCCTCATCCTATGCTCCCCATCCCAGTCGGCCAAGCCAGAAACTTGGCAGTCACAAATGAGAGCTTCCTTTCTGTCATTCCCCACAATCAGTCAGCACTGCTTACATTCTATCCCAATCTTATCCAGCCTCTTCCTTGCAGCCAGAGTGACATTTCTAACAGACAAAATCTGATCATGTCTGCCCCTTGTTCAAACATTCACTGTCTCCCCTCCATTTctaggataaagtccaaactcaaTAGGCCACCATTTAATACCCTGTATAAATTATCCCTTCTGCCTCTCACTTTCATATCTGCTCCAG harbors:
- the AQP7 gene encoding aquaporin-7 isoform X4 — translated: MVLGEKFGSYLSVNLGFGFGVTMGVHMAGNISGAHMNAALTFTNCTLGRMSWKKFPVYILGQFLGSFLASATIYCLFYSAIIQFSGGHLTVTGPTATAGIFATYLPEHMTLWRGFLDEVIVTGILQLCLFAITDKKNNPALQGTQALVIGILIVVIGLSLGMNTGYAMNPSRDLPPRFFTFIAGWGIQVFRARDWWWVPVVAPLLGAYLGAIVYLVFIGSSIPRRPQILENSMNYEDRRIPVLPKTMSNPPTTLTPVSVSPANRPSVQTVPPLSDSIHLEHF
- the AQP7 gene encoding aquaporin-7 isoform X3, whose translation is MAESDRKRRSTRNSKMVSSPVVTKMQAIMQKEMVREFLAEFMSTYVMMVFGLGSVAHMVLGEKFGSYLSVNLGFGFGVTMGVHMAGNISGAHMNAALTFTNCTLGRMSWKKFPVYILGQFLGSFLASATIYCLFYSAIIQFSGGHLTVTGPTATAGIFATYLPEHMTLWRGFLDEVIVTGILQLCLFAITDKKNNPALQGTQALVIGILIVVIGLSLGMNTGYAMNPSRDLPPRFFTFIAGWGIQVFRARDWWWVPVVAPLLGAYLGAIVYLVFIGSSIPRRPQILENSMNYEDRRIPVLPKTMSNPPTTLTPVSVSPANRPSVQTVPPLSDSIHLEHF
- the AQP7 gene encoding aquaporin-7 isoform X1; translated protein: MGSECTWASFLPTGLGCCSRSTRNSKMVSSPVVTKMQAIMQKEMVREFLAEFMSTYVMMVFGLGSVAHMVLGEKFGSYLSVNLGFGFGVTMGVHMAGNISGAHMNAALTFTNCTLGRMSWKKFPVYILGQFLGSFLASATIYCLFYSAIIQFSGGHLTVTGPTATAGIFATYLPEHMTLWRGFLDEVIVTGILQLCLFAITDKKNNPALQGTQALVIGILIVVIGLSLGMNTGYAMNPSRDLPPRFFTFIAGWGIQVFRARDWWWVPVVAPLLGAYLGAIVYLVFIGSSIPRRPQILENSMNYEDRRIPVLPKTMSNPPTTLTPVSVSPANRPSVQTVPPLSDSIHLEHF
- the AQP7 gene encoding aquaporin-7 isoform X2, whose amino-acid sequence is MGSECTWASFLPTGLGCCSRSTRNSKMVSSPVVTKMQAIMQKEMVREFLAEFMSTYVMMVFGLGSVAHMVLGEKFGSYLSVNLGFGFGVTMGVHMAGNISGAHMNAALTFTNCTLGRMSWKKFPVYILGQFLGSFLASATIYCLFYSIIQFSGGHLTVTGPTATAGIFATYLPEHMTLWRGFLDEVIVTGILQLCLFAITDKKNNPALQGTQALVIGILIVVIGLSLGMNTGYAMNPSRDLPPRFFTFIAGWGIQVFRARDWWWVPVVAPLLGAYLGAIVYLVFIGSSIPRRPQILENSMNYEDRRIPVLPKTMSNPPTTLTPVSVSPANRPSVQTVPPLSDSIHLEHF